ATGTGTGTTAAAACTTTATAATTATGATTATTGAGGCgccaaatgaaaaaaatgaagtaCAAGAAAATAAGAAGACAGCAACCGCCGGCCGCCGCATAGGTGGTGGAGCCAACCGGTATATGGAGCCCACCATAGTGTTCAATCTTATAATCTCAGCACGTGTGACGTGGCATGCATCTAGAACTAAACATATAAATGATCTTTTACTCCTTGGAATGTTCCACAAAATCTTCCCTCCCACTGCCCTCACTTCTTTCATCTAATAACTAAACAAGAAGCTGAAAAATTCCCCCTTCCATTTAATTCTTCACTTCCCTTTTAATTTCACAATTATCCATATATCTATACTACTCTCCTCAATGTATGCCTTTTTCTTCACATTCTCTTCCCCGAAATCCTAACCGGAGCTGTCAATGTCGGAGTTTCCGCCACCGACGGATGACGGAGCAATGGTTGCACACGACAACGTTGGCTCCAAACGCCACCGTCGTCCCAGCGTCCGGCTAGGTGACATCGGCGGCTATGATTCTTCTTTCGACCAACACCAACGAAGGCCCAAATCTCTCATGAAGTCTCCGTCCAACAAGGTTTCCAAAAATCATCATCTCACCAACTTATCAAGtaatcaaaccctaaccctagttGATACTAACCCTAATGGCAATAGCAATTTTATGAAAAAATTCAATAATAGGACTAATGTTGAGGGGGAGGGTAACGGGGATGCAAATTTGGATAATGTTGCCATTGATAGTTGGAAAATTAGGAATTTGAAATCCAAGAAAGGTCCAATAACCAAGAAAATGAGGTCTTGTTGGGCTACCAAAGATGACAAAATACTCAGTACTGATGTGGAAGATTTGGAGAATAATGAAAACTCATAACATAGCCCAGTTCATTCCCCTGACAATAATATAGATATTGACATTTATAGAGGAATTGGTAATGTGAATGGTAGGAAGACGGCGACTAGGGTTTCAGAGGAGGGCCCAACTACTGATACAGAGGCCCGAGATTGGAACTGGGGTTCACAGAGGAATGGGGTTAAGGTGTGGCTGAACCAGCTGGGACTTGGTCGGTATGCCTCTTTGTTTGAGATTCATGAGGTTGACGAAGAGGTTTTACCAATGCTAACGTTGGATGATCTTAAGGATATGGGAATCAGTGCAGTCGGATCGCGAAGAAAAATGTATTGCTCAATTCAGAATCTAAATAAAGGGTTCTCTTGAGTGAAGGAGCATGACCTGTAAGGCTTTTGTAGTTGCATAGGCTTACTGTTGAAATTTTGCCGATCATTAGCATTACTTGCAGCTTAACCTCATAATTTTGCAGATATTTTAGTAGTTTAGAGTTTAGAATGCACTCTGATATAAAAGTGTGGTTTTGTAGTGTATAGTGCTCTGACTGTTGGTAACATCTTTGTTAATTTTGTCCTAAATAGATCAAAACTTTGAGACGTGCAATATAGAGATGCGTCAATCAAAAATGAATGATAGTTGCTCTTTTAGTTTTCCTAATAAATTTGATGTCCAAACTTCATTTCAATCTTATTTAAGCGCCACGGGTCTTATTTGGTAGCTGAATGCGCATTGCTGCTACTTTCCAAATGACCCTGGGATTCCTTTCTTAGAGTACCTGCAGCATTCAGTGAATTATATCTTCAATCTATTGCATAAGGAGCTCTAGAGAACATTTTCCTTGTGATAAGGTAAAAGATTATTTTATGGGAAGGAGCTCTAGACAACATTCTCTTCAGCCATTATCTAATGTGTGGTTAATTTGGATTCAGTAGCCAATTTTGTACTTGATGCTGCAGAATTTTGGTTATTGATGTGTTTGCTATATTTTTGGGTCTATATCAACTGCGTGAAACTAATATTCTGTGAATAATCTTATAGTGGTTTGCAGTTCCTATGTGTTCTTATACTTTTGTATGTCCGTGTTAAGATCATATTTGTATGAACTGTGTGGTACTGACTTTTAATTTTTTGCTTGGTTTTGGGAGTTGGCAATCATAATGTGAACTCTGAGCTTCACAGTTTAATGTCTCAAAGATTTCTTGCTTAAGTGAAACTGTTGCGGGGCTGTCATGACCTAGGCCCGTGGCACAAATTGTCCACTTCGGGCCTAGGCCCGCACGGTTTTGCCTTTTTAGGCTACGCCGCCTCGAGCCCCAAAAGCGCGCGTCCGTGCGGGTCTAGACTCAATGCGAACAATTCGTGCCATGGGCTTAGGTCATGATACATATGTTATCAAAGCATGTGATGCCCGTGAAGGAGGGCGGGCGGTTGAGAGCGGGTCAAGTAGGACTAGCACGCTTCTAGGCTGACAAGTTTCTGAAGAAGGGGTGCACATGTTACCTTAGACGAATCTCACATTGGAATGCAAGAGGAAAGTGAAGAGCTTTATAAGGAACACAAGTTCACATGGTACACACGCTTTTGGGGCTCTAGGCGGCGTAGCCTAAAAAGGTAAATCCATATGGGCCTAGGACCAAAGCGGACAATTCGTGCCACATAGGGTTGTGCATCGGTCTAATCGGATCAGACTTAGCACATTTCGGATTGTAAATTTGGATTTCGGACTTTGtaaaatgcaatccgaatccaATTCGAATTAAA
This sequence is a window from Nicotiana sylvestris chromosome 3, ASM39365v2, whole genome shotgun sequence. Protein-coding genes within it:
- the LOC104236179 gene encoding RNA-binding protein VTS1 — encoded protein: MSEFPPPTDDGAMVAHDNVGSKRHRRPSVRLGDIGGYDSSFDQHQRRPKSLMKSPSNKVSKNHHLTNLSSNQTLTLVDTNPNGNSNFMKKFNNRTNVEGEGNGDANLDNVAIDSWKIRNLKSKKGPITKKMRGIGNVNGRKTATRVSEEGPTTDTEARDWNWGSQRNGVKVWLNQLGLGRYASLFEIHEVDEEVLPMLTLDDLKDMGISAVGSRRKMYCSIQNLNKGFS